The Zobellia alginiliquefaciens genome contains a region encoding:
- a CDS encoding DUF1328 family protein — MLRWTVIFIVLAIIAAVFGFGGIAAGAASIAKVLFFIFIVLFIISLIMGRKKI; from the coding sequence ATGTTACGTTGGACAGTTATATTTATAGTATTAGCAATCATTGCAGCAGTCTTCGGATTTGGAGGCATTGCAGCTGGAGCAGCTAGTATCGCAAAAGTATTATTCTTTATTTTCATCGTTCTATTTATAATCAGTTTGATTATGGGACGTAAGAAAATTTAG
- a CDS encoding CsbD family protein → MNQEQLEGKWNQVKGQFKQKYGNLTDDDVTYSEGRFDEMLGKVQEKVGKGKEELKEEISNW, encoded by the coding sequence ATGAATCAAGAACAATTAGAAGGTAAGTGGAACCAAGTAAAGGGTCAATTTAAGCAGAAATATGGAAATTTAACCGATGACGACGTAACCTATTCCGAAGGGAGATTTGACGAAATGTTGGGTAAGGTGCAAGAGAAAGTTGGTAAAGGAAAAGAAGAGTTGAAAGAGGAAATTTCAAATTGGTAA
- a CDS encoding arsenate reductase family protein, with the protein MGVISKDKKKITLYYNSETSEGKQTYAYVESADEDILAVDISKTKVTGTQWAEIAHNMNEPVGSLVNQEHPDFREKYGNKKVDLNEHDWLRILEKSPSTLAHPVVIKGDRFIPIKNPSDFVKFMDSDSEGIDKPYK; encoded by the coding sequence ATGGGAGTTATATCAAAAGATAAAAAGAAGATAACGTTATACTACAATTCAGAAACTAGTGAAGGTAAACAAACCTACGCATATGTTGAATCTGCCGATGAGGATATTCTGGCCGTAGATATCTCAAAAACGAAGGTTACAGGAACACAATGGGCAGAAATAGCCCATAATATGAACGAACCTGTGGGAAGTTTGGTCAACCAAGAGCATCCTGATTTTAGGGAGAAGTATGGCAACAAAAAAGTAGATTTGAACGAGCATGATTGGTTGCGTATTTTAGAAAAATCACCATCTACGTTAGCTCACCCCGTGGTTATTAAAGGAGATCGTTTTATCCCAATTAAAAATCCATCTGATTTTGTGAAATTTATGGACAGTGATAGTGAGGGAATCGATAAACCGTACAAATAA
- a CDS encoding GH3 family domain-containing protein: MPIIGHIIKGFIEVRDKLSGEKNPIEEQETVLKELLEKAKDTAFGKHYKFDTILESNSPSDAFAKSVPYFDYNRIDKEWWQKLHDGEEDVTWPGTPDYFALSSGTTGKTSKRIPVTDDMVAAIRKTGVEQVFALSNFDLPPDFFELGILMLGSSTDLNKVEGHEEGEISGISASNIPTWFRGYYKPGEEISEIDDWDERVQKIAEEAPNWDIGALSGIPSWMELMLQKVIDHHGLKNIHEIWPNLQVYTSGGVAFGPYEKSFNALLGKPITVIDTYLASEGFIAFQARPETHAMQLSTDSGIYFEFVPFEPEYIQQDGSLSDDAPALKLSEVKEGQDYVLIISTVSGAWRYLIGDTIEFTDVKRAEIKITGRTKFFLNTVGSQLSVNKLDDGVQELEEKFGIRIPEYTLCAHRIDGEFYHCWYLGTEDKTDDEALANALDESLKKANKNYKVARSKALKGVKVVSVQPSVFHDWNGRNKKKGGQVKMERVMGEEKFEEWEAFVKEL; this comes from the coding sequence ATGCCAATCATAGGACATATTATTAAAGGATTTATTGAGGTTAGGGATAAACTATCGGGAGAAAAAAATCCGATAGAAGAACAGGAGACCGTATTAAAAGAATTGCTGGAAAAGGCGAAGGATACCGCTTTTGGGAAGCATTATAAATTTGATACTATTTTAGAGTCCAATAGCCCTTCCGATGCTTTTGCAAAGTCCGTTCCTTATTTTGATTATAATCGTATTGATAAAGAGTGGTGGCAAAAACTGCATGATGGTGAGGAAGATGTTACATGGCCGGGCACACCAGATTATTTTGCGTTAAGCTCTGGTACTACGGGAAAGACGAGCAAAAGAATTCCCGTAACGGATGATATGGTCGCAGCCATTAGAAAAACGGGCGTAGAGCAGGTTTTTGCCTTAAGCAATTTTGATTTGCCTCCGGATTTCTTTGAGCTTGGTATTTTAATGTTGGGCAGTTCTACGGATTTGAATAAAGTAGAAGGTCACGAAGAAGGTGAAATAAGTGGTATTAGCGCTAGTAACATTCCTACGTGGTTCCGTGGATATTATAAGCCTGGAGAAGAAATTTCAGAGATTGATGATTGGGACGAACGTGTGCAAAAAATAGCAGAGGAAGCTCCCAATTGGGATATTGGAGCGTTAAGCGGAATCCCTTCTTGGATGGAATTGATGTTGCAAAAAGTAATTGATCATCACGGATTAAAAAATATTCATGAGATTTGGCCCAACCTACAAGTATATACTTCGGGTGGTGTCGCTTTTGGACCCTATGAGAAGAGTTTCAATGCCCTTTTAGGAAAACCGATTACGGTAATAGATACCTATTTGGCATCGGAAGGTTTTATAGCATTCCAAGCTAGACCAGAAACCCATGCCATGCAATTGTCTACGGATTCCGGTATCTATTTTGAATTTGTACCCTTTGAGCCGGAATACATACAACAAGATGGTTCTTTAAGTGATGATGCGCCGGCCTTAAAATTGTCCGAAGTAAAAGAAGGTCAAGATTATGTACTCATTATAAGTACCGTTTCAGGTGCTTGGCGTTACCTTATTGGTGATACCATAGAATTTACGGATGTAAAGCGTGCGGAAATTAAAATAACCGGTAGAACCAAGTTCTTTTTAAACACGGTTGGTTCTCAACTTTCCGTGAATAAACTGGATGATGGTGTGCAAGAATTAGAAGAAAAATTCGGAATACGCATTCCTGAATATACACTGTGTGCACATCGCATTGATGGTGAATTCTACCATTGTTGGTACTTGGGTACGGAAGACAAAACAGATGATGAAGCGCTGGCCAACGCTTTGGACGAATCACTAAAAAAGGCGAATAAGAATTATAAAGTAGCACGTTCAAAAGCCCTTAAAGGGGTAAAAGTTGTGTCAGTACAACCATCGGTTTTTCATGATTGGAACGGAAGGAACAAAAAGAAAGGCGGACAAGTAAAAATGGAGCGTGTAATGGGCGAGGAAAAGTTTGAAGAGTGGGAAGCTTTTGTAAAAGAGTTGTAG
- a CDS encoding exonuclease domain-containing protein, with protein MYSIVDIETTGNGIKGNKITEISIFIYDGYEIVDEFTSLVNPQAEIPYFITRLTGIDNDLVRDAPTLDEIVDDILKITEGTIFVAHSVNFDYNVIKNELKLLGRDFIRKKLCTVRLSRKLLPGYHSYSLGKLCSSLDIPLTDRHRARGDAHATTLLFKKLLRAEGADAVFKSFLNARSQESTLPAALPKEAFEKLPAAPGIYYFKDGKGKIIYVGKAINIKKRVLGHFYDKKNKEIQLCAATADIDFELSGSELVALLMESQAIKHHYPEFNRAQKRKIQPYGIFSYEDRNGIKHLAFNKLKMAPNAVLTLYNPTDCRLFIEEICKNFRLCPKYCHLQENVKTCSHYRIETCDGICREEEDADSYNEKVQLALDHIRAQKEDFVIKEKGRNTEEEAFILVKNSSYMGYGFVNDEDTISSNHELETFLIPQNNTLETESIIKSYISKNPGKVLLLESEAKEQ; from the coding sequence TTGTACAGTATAGTAGACATAGAAACCACCGGAAACGGTATTAAAGGTAATAAGATTACCGAAATTTCTATATTCATATATGACGGTTACGAGATTGTGGACGAGTTTACCTCTTTGGTGAATCCGCAAGCCGAAATACCTTATTTCATTACACGATTAACCGGTATTGATAATGATTTGGTCCGTGATGCGCCTACCCTAGATGAAATTGTAGATGATATCTTAAAAATTACGGAGGGCACTATTTTTGTTGCCCACAGCGTCAATTTTGACTATAACGTAATCAAGAATGAACTGAAGCTTTTAGGGCGTGATTTTATTCGCAAAAAACTATGTACCGTTCGGTTATCACGTAAACTGTTACCCGGCTACCATTCCTATAGTTTGGGCAAGTTATGCTCATCTTTAGACATACCCTTAACGGATAGGCACCGCGCCCGTGGCGATGCACATGCCACTACCCTTTTGTTCAAAAAACTGCTGCGTGCCGAAGGTGCGGACGCAGTATTCAAGTCCTTTTTAAATGCCCGTTCACAGGAGTCTACGTTACCGGCCGCATTGCCAAAAGAAGCTTTTGAAAAATTACCTGCAGCCCCTGGTATTTATTATTTTAAAGATGGAAAAGGCAAAATCATCTACGTAGGCAAGGCCATTAACATCAAAAAACGGGTATTGGGCCATTTTTATGATAAAAAAAACAAGGAAATACAGTTATGTGCAGCAACAGCCGATATAGATTTTGAACTCTCCGGAAGCGAACTGGTAGCACTTTTAATGGAATCACAAGCCATAAAACACCATTACCCGGAATTTAACCGAGCTCAAAAAAGAAAAATACAGCCGTATGGCATATTCAGCTATGAAGACAGAAACGGCATTAAGCATCTGGCTTTTAACAAATTGAAAATGGCACCGAATGCGGTGCTCACCTTATATAATCCAACCGATTGCCGGCTTTTTATTGAAGAAATTTGCAAGAATTTTAGACTGTGCCCAAAATATTGCCATTTACAGGAAAATGTAAAAACCTGTTCCCATTACCGCATAGAAACCTGTGACGGTATCTGTAGGGAGGAGGAAGACGCGGATTCGTACAATGAAAAGGTTCAATTGGCACTTGATCATATCCGAGCGCAAAAAGAAGATTTTGTAATCAAGGAAAAAGGACGAAATACAGAGGAAGAAGCCTTTATTTTGGTTAAAAACAGCTCTTACATGGGTTATGGTTTTGTAAATGATGAAGATACCATAAGCTCAAACCATGAACTGGAAACTTTTCTCATTCCCCAAAACAACACTTTGGAGACCGAAAGTATCATCAAGTCCTATATTAGCAAAAATCCCGGGAAGGTGTTGCTATTGGAGAGCGAGGCCAAAGAACAGTAA